One stretch of Corvus moneduloides isolate bCorMon1 unplaced genomic scaffold, bCorMon1.pri scaffold_116_arrow_ctg1, whole genome shotgun sequence DNA includes these proteins:
- the LOC116438799 gene encoding uncharacterized protein LOC116438799 isoform X1 codes for MRTMPPSVVRPRVAVAHPLLHLGWGRRRCRCRGGLGVPAAGLATEHGFVRNLTAPLCSRFRETHPPPSMSGPLETLPSCARRSREGGLDSGCATSSPHQPGTSNPSNASPGISWCTLRPKLPDGPLRTGGQIVGEDPKGCPPALNSAPQLQYYSGSELSTAASDLEPPFGGSFRGFGGAPPALQEDGEGEEDLQNTPDSPPPPLPKLKFRKKFFQSIVQSVRGILQLKEGGASGGGPTTQAPRPRGPTTGSSHSPQTPTLCGAPETTQIPGFPLSSCTRGIPSQKQCAEFLQLLSPEDLGGGVLGAWRTPETAVGGEEVSPPAPSRQQQCSPGVVPAPRGGLGKVSGLLYSLGGGPEEFVRAKSGFEGDPEGAGDGYRVGLVKGLGRP; via the exons ATGCGCACGATGCCGCCGTCTGTGGTGCGGCCTCGCGTTGCTGTCGCTCACCCCCTCCTCCATCTTGGGTGGGGCAGGCGGCGCTGCCGGTGCCGCGGCGGGCTCGGCGTGCCCGCTGCTGGCCTGGCAACTGAACACGGATTTGTTCGGAATCTGACTGCACCACTGTGCTCGCGCTTCAGAGAAACT CACCCTCCCCCCAGCATGAGCGGCCCCTTGGAGACTCTGCCATCCTGCGCACGCCGCTCCAGGGAGGGGGGCCTGGATTCGGGCTGCGCCACCAGCTCCCCGCACCAGCCTGGCACAAGTAATCCCAGCAATGCTTCACCAGGAATTTCCTGGTGCACCTTGAGGCCAAAGTTACCCGATGGGCCGCTGAGAACGGGGGGGCAAATTGTGGGGGAGGACCCAAAAGGCTGCCCCCCCGCCCTCAACTCAGCGCCTCAGTTGCAATACTACTCTGGCTCTGAGTTGTCCACTGCTGCTTCAGATTTGGAACCCCCTTTTGGGGGGAGTTTCAGAGGGTTTGGTGGTGCTCCCCCCGCCTtgcaggaggatggggagggagaggaagaccTCCAAAACACCCCTgactcccccccacccccccttccCAAGTTGAAGTTCCGCAAAAAGTTCTTCCAGAGCATCGTCCAGAGCGTTCGGGGCATCCTGCAGTTGAAAGAGGGAGGTGCCAGTGGGGGGGGGCCCACCACCCAGGCCCCCCGACCCCGTGGCCCAACCACCGGCTCTTCCCATTCCCCCCAAACTCCAACTCTTTGTGGGGCTCCAGAGACCACCCAAATTCCCGGATTCCCCTTgagcagctgcaccaggggaatCCCCTCCCAAAAACAGTGTGCAgagttcctgcagctgctgtccccCGAGgatctgggggggggggtgctTGGGGCCTGGAGAACCCCAGAAACTGCGGTAGGGGGGGAAGAGgtgtcacctcctgctccatcgcgacagcagcagtgcagccctGGAGTTGTTCCTGCCCCCAGAGGTGGGTTGGGGAAGGTTTCAGGGCTGCTCTACTCCTTGGGGGGAGGCCCAGAGGAGTTTGTGAGAGCCAAAAGCGGGTTTGAGGGAGAcccagagggagctggggacGGGTACAGGGTGGGCCTTGTAAAGGGTTTGGGCAGGCCCTGA
- the LOC116438799 gene encoding uncharacterized protein LOC116438799 isoform X2, producing the protein MSGPLETLPSCARRSREGGLDSGCATSSPHQPGTSNPSNASPGISWCTLRPKLPDGPLRTGGQIVGEDPKGCPPALNSAPQLQYYSGSELSTAASDLEPPFGGSFRGFGGAPPALQEDGEGEEDLQNTPDSPPPPLPKLKFRKKFFQSIVQSVRGILQLKEGGASGGGPTTQAPRPRGPTTGSSHSPQTPTLCGAPETTQIPGFPLSSCTRGIPSQKQCAEFLQLLSPEDLGGGVLGAWRTPETAVGGEEVSPPAPSRQQQCSPGVVPAPRGGLGKVSGLLYSLGGGPEEFVRAKSGFEGDPEGAGDGYRVGLVKGLGRP; encoded by the coding sequence ATGAGCGGCCCCTTGGAGACTCTGCCATCCTGCGCACGCCGCTCCAGGGAGGGGGGCCTGGATTCGGGCTGCGCCACCAGCTCCCCGCACCAGCCTGGCACAAGTAATCCCAGCAATGCTTCACCAGGAATTTCCTGGTGCACCTTGAGGCCAAAGTTACCCGATGGGCCGCTGAGAACGGGGGGGCAAATTGTGGGGGAGGACCCAAAAGGCTGCCCCCCCGCCCTCAACTCAGCGCCTCAGTTGCAATACTACTCTGGCTCTGAGTTGTCCACTGCTGCTTCAGATTTGGAACCCCCTTTTGGGGGGAGTTTCAGAGGGTTTGGTGGTGCTCCCCCCGCCTtgcaggaggatggggagggagaggaagaccTCCAAAACACCCCTgactcccccccacccccccttccCAAGTTGAAGTTCCGCAAAAAGTTCTTCCAGAGCATCGTCCAGAGCGTTCGGGGCATCCTGCAGTTGAAAGAGGGAGGTGCCAGTGGGGGGGGGCCCACCACCCAGGCCCCCCGACCCCGTGGCCCAACCACCGGCTCTTCCCATTCCCCCCAAACTCCAACTCTTTGTGGGGCTCCAGAGACCACCCAAATTCCCGGATTCCCCTTgagcagctgcaccaggggaatCCCCTCCCAAAAACAGTGTGCAgagttcctgcagctgctgtccccCGAGgatctgggggggggggtgctTGGGGCCTGGAGAACCCCAGAAACTGCGGTAGGGGGGGAAGAGgtgtcacctcctgctccatcgcgacagcagcagtgcagccctGGAGTTGTTCCTGCCCCCAGAGGTGGGTTGGGGAAGGTTTCAGGGCTGCTCTACTCCTTGGGGGGAGGCCCAGAGGAGTTTGTGAGAGCCAAAAGCGGGTTTGAGGGAGAcccagagggagctggggacGGGTACAGGGTGGGCCTTGTAAAGGGTTTGGGCAGGCCCTGA